The proteins below are encoded in one region of Mangifera indica cultivar Alphonso chromosome 7, CATAS_Mindica_2.1, whole genome shotgun sequence:
- the LOC123220370 gene encoding protein ECERIFERUM 26-like — protein sequence MVSSFEHTLIKNIKLSSIGPSNATGTDVTHQPTSMDLTMKLHYIFGVYIFRSQAVLGLSVKHIKESMFFWLNEYYVTCGRFRRTEAGRPYLKCNDCGIRFVEAQCDKSVDEWLEMRDCSLDRLLVYHQPIGPEMSFSPTVYIQITWFKCGGMSLGISWAHILGDIFSVCDFMNKWNPFMTISEASTLPNSTKLPSPITVTPKSQISSQLSNSEDPLSIKRVNSVGDHWITPNNCKMDSFSFHLTPTQISLLQSKISGTIPIFESLCAIIWKCVAQIRDGSGPNKVTICKKDPHNWKLSGQLSNSQIISCAEANFPIKDANLEKLAAILVKEGKDERGAIEEAMERENGVGDFIVYGANLTFVNMEEADVYGLELKADFVSFGIQGVGDEGCVVVIPEAKDFDKDVQKLGRFVTITLPEDEMAKLKPELKKNDFLLETNFE from the exons ATGGTTTCTTCATTTGAACACACTTTGATAAAAAACATCAAGCTCTCATCCATCGGTCCTAGCAATGCTACCGGAACCGACGTTACTCATCAGCCGACTTCGATGGATTTAACCATGAAGCTTCACTATATTTTTGGAGTTTACATTTTCAGAAGCCAAGCAGTGCTAGGTTTAAGCGTTAAGCATATCAAGGAATCGATGTTCTTCTGGTTGAATGAGTACTATGTCACCTGTGGTCGCTTCCGGCGGACGGAAGCCGGCCGGCCGTATCTCAAGTGTAACGATTGCGGTATAAGATTCGTTGAAGCTCAGTGTGATAAAAGTGTTGATGAATGGCTTGAAATGAGAGATTGTTCTCTTGATCGACTCCTCGTTTATCATCAACCCATTGGACCGGAGATGTCGTTTTCCCCAACAGTTTACAtacag ATTACATGGTTCAAGTGTGGGGGAATGTCGCTGGGCATAAGCTGGGCTCATATCCTTGGAGATATATTTTCGGTTTGTGATTTCATGAACAAATGGAACCCATTTATGACCATTTCTGAGGCCAGCACTCTACCCAATTCAACCAAATTACCTTCACCCATTACTGTCACACCAAAATCACAAATCTCATCACAACTATCGAATTCGGAAGACCCACTTTCCATTAAACGGGTCAACTCGGTTGGAGACCATTGGATCACTCCCAATAACTGCAAAATGGATTCATTTTCCTTCCATTTAACACCCACCCAAATATCTCTTCTACAGTCGAAAATATCAGGTACAATTCCAATTTTTGAGTCCCTATGTGCCATCATTTGGAAATGTGTTGCCCAAATAAGAGATGGATCAGGCCCAAACAAAGTTACAATATGCAAAAAAGATCCTCACAATTGGAAGCTTTCTGGGCAGCTTAGCAATAGTCAGATCATAAGTTGTGCTGAGGCAAATTTTCCCATTAAGGAtgcaaatttagaaaaattggcagcaattttggttaaggaagGAAAGGATGAGAGGGGTGCGATCGAAGAAGCAATGGAAAGGGAAAATGGGGTGggtgattttattgtttatgggGCAAATTTAACATTTGTGAATATGGAAGAGGCTGATGTTTATGGATTGGAATTGAAGGCAGATTTTGTGAGTTTTGGAATTCAAGGTGTTGGGGATGAAGGATGTGTTGTGGTGATTCCAGAAGCAAAAGATTTTGACAAGGATGTTCAGAAATTGGGAAGATTTGTGACCATAACTCTACCAGAAGATGAAATGGCAAAGCTAAAGCCTGAGCTCAAAAAGAATGATTTTCTGCTTGAAACTAATTTTGAATGA